The Arcobacter sp. F155 nucleotide sequence AAGTCTGCTTTTATACCTATAAGTGCTCCTGTAATAGCAAAAGATACTAATCCAATAGCATCAGAGATGATAAACCAAGTTTTACCCTCAAGGTCAGTTGTTTTGTGAAGTTTAAATATAAATGATAAAAGTAGAGTTGAACTAACTAAGATAATAGGAAGATTATCACTTAAAACATAAGGTGTTTTATTGGCAATTACATCTCTTATCATTCCTCCACCAAGGGCAGTTAAAAATGCAGAGATAAATACACCTAAAATATCAAGCTTATAGTGTACAGCAATTAAAAAACCACTCAGAGCAAATGAGATAATACCAATTATGTCAGCAATTTCTAAAGGAGTCATACTTCTTCTTTTTTAAGAGGTATTATACTCAATGTGCTCTTTTAAAGTAGTTTAAATCAATAATTTGACTATTTATTTTTGAATAATGTATCGAATAGTAGGACCACTACTATCTACATTTAATACTTTGTACCCATGATTTCTTGCATCAGCAGGGATATTATTAATACTTTGTGGACAATCACTGATTATCTCAAGGATTTCACCTTCTTTTAGTTCTTTCATAGTTTCTAAAGCATTTACAGCAGGATATGGGCAAGGTTCCCCTTGCATATCAAGTCTGTAATCAGGAATAATTTCTTCACTATTCATTTTTTATCCTTATCTGTTTTTTGATTTATTTAAATATCTTTTTTCTAACACTAAAATAAGTGCGAAAAGTAAAATTAGTAATCCATAGTTTAAGAATAGACCACCATAATTTCCAAATACTTCAAGTAAGTTGATTTTTGGCCAGCTTGTAGCTAACTCTAAAGATAAGTCATCCCAAACAAATGCAAGTAAAGTTGCACCAATAACATTTCCAATACCAACTACCCAGAAATGAACTTGACCTTCAACTGCTCTATACATCCAACCACATTCACAACCACCAGCTAAAACGATACCAAAACCAAAAAGAATACCACCAATAATAGCATTTGGTCCTGTCCACATGATT carries:
- the yedF gene encoding sulfurtransferase-like selenium metabolism protein YedF, with the translated sequence MNSEEIIPDYRLDMQGEPCPYPAVNALETMKELKEGEILEIISDCPQSINNIPADARNHGYKVLNVDSSGPTIRYIIQK
- a CDS encoding trimeric intracellular cation channel family protein — protein: MTPLEIADIIGIISFALSGFLIAVHYKLDILGVFISAFLTALGGGMIRDVIANKTPYVLSDNLPIILVSSTLLLSFIFKLHKTTDLEGKTWFIISDAIGLVSFAITGALIGIKADFNFLGVLMLAFLTAVGGGTIRDILINKVPSILVSEFYGTVAIIVGLITYFLHLGGISSIITLTITFIFGVTLRLLAYYKKWSLPKL